In the genome of Verrucomicrobiota bacterium, the window TCGCGGCCGGCATTTCCTTGGCGGGAGCGGTTGGGTTTTTCGGGGCGGCTTTCTGTCTTCACTCGCTGTGGGGCTTTGTTCTTTTGAGCGGTTTCGGGCTCTTCTGCCAGACCCTGCAGATCCCTCTCCACACGCGGATTTACCGCGCCAATTATCCGGAGAAGGAACGAGGCCGTCTCTTTTCCCTGACGCTCATTCTGCGGGTCGCGGCCATGTCCGCTTTCGCGGCCCTGGCGGGGCAATGGCTCGAGGCAGACATTCGTTCCATTCGCTGGGTGCTCTGGCTTTATGGAGCCTGCGGTCTGGTGAATGCGGCTTGCTTCCTGCGCATTCCCCGTCCGATCCAACCCCCGGCAGCCAGACCACCTCTCTTTGCGGCTTTGCGACACCTGAAGACCGATCAGCGTTTCCGCCGACTGCAAGTCTCTTGGATGTTCATCGGTCTCGGCAATCTGGCGGGGTTGGCCTTTTTTGTGGAGTATCTCGGAAGCGCCCAAGCGGGGCTCGGGCTGTCCACGGCCGTGGTGGCTCTCCTGACCGGGGTGCTGCCCCAAGTGGTGCAAGTCAGCACGAGCTATGGCTGGGGCAGCCTTTTTGATCGGCTGCCTTTTTACCAAGTGCGCATCGCCATCAACACCGTCTTTTTCCTATCGATCGCCCTTTTCTATTTCAGCCCTTGGTTGCTGGGCGTGGCGGCGGGCATCGCGCTCCATGGTGCGGGGCGCGGGGGCGGGGGCATTCTTTGGAACTTGTGGGCCACCAAGCTGGCCGATGAGGACAAGGTCATGGACTTCATGTCTGCGCATACTTTTTTGGCGGGTTTGCGGGCCTTGGCGGCTCCCTTTTTGGCCTTCTACCTCTCGGCGGCCACCTCGCCTCAAGTGACGGCCATGGTGTGTCTTCTCCTGATGCTGGCTTCCAGCATGGTGATTTGGCCGGATTTTTTAGAAGAGCGGCGGGGACGCCCCTCAGCTCTCTAAGTCAAAGCCTTCCCAAAGGAGATCTTCATCGATGGAGAAGTCATTGGTGGGATAGAGATTGAATTCGATTTCCCGGAAGGCGTCGAGCTGGAGTTCCACTTCTCCGAAGTTTTGGCTGTAGCCGACCATCCGATTGGTGAGCGGGTCATAGCTTCGCAGAACGAAGGTGGCGCGGCCTCCATCCCGAAACCAAGCGCGGACATCCCCCAATTCACGCTTGGCCTGGTCCATTTCCCGATTGCGTATGGCGGCCCCGCGGAGGCGTTCCAGGGGAATTTCGATCTCGATTTCGGCTGTTTTGAGTAGCAGGGAACCTTCCTTGAACCCAGCGATCGATCCGAAGGCCTTGTCTCGATTTTTGAACTCGAGCTGGTCGTCCGAATCACTCTCGAGTTCCTCATCCGGCTGCCCCACGATGCCATTCCACTGGGTGATTTCGATTTCTTCGATGGCGGCGCTGGAGGAACCATTGCTCTGGAAAGTCAGGCATTGCCCCTCGCCCAAAAACTCTTGGCCGTCCTCCCAACTGGCGATGCGTCGGTCATCGGCGTAGAGCAAAACCCGTCCCGCGCTTCGGTCTGCATAGATGGTGATGAGGGCGCTCCCGCTGCGGCGGAATCGCTGGTCGGAGAAGCGTTCTCCCACCGGGCGGTTGCCCATGACCGGGCCGTCAAAGAGCTCGCGACGAAGACCGCCCCCGGGGAGCTCGCCTCCCACGCGTCGCTGCAATTCAATCTGCGAGCTGATGCGCAGCATGTAGCTGTCCGAGTTCATCTGATTGATCTCGGGCGCTTCATTGAAGAAGTGGATGCTGAGATTGAGCATGCCTTCCCATGAGGCGCGGAACTCGATCGTGACCCGATCGCTCAAGCCCATGTTGCGTCCGATGGCGCCATAGCGATTGGAGCGAAGGGCCCCTTTTTCCAACTCCCACGAGTTTTGGCCCGAGGTCACTTCCCAGTTTTCCAAGTCTTTCGGGCCTCGGTAGAGGATGGTGCTGCCTTCGATGAAGTCGATCCGCTCCACCATGCCCTTGGGGAGCTGAAGCCGCCCGGCGTAGCGCGTTTCCAAGGCCAATTCCTTCTCTTGAAAGCCTGCCAGGATGCCGGGAAGGCGGTCGCCATTGGTCAAGGTGACCATGGCGGTGGGCTCAGGCCCTTCCAGCGGGATGGCCGGGCGAAGGACTTCCAGAAATTGCACCGCCTCCACTTGGTCGAAGGTGATGAGGTCGCGAGCCAGCGGACTCTTCCAGACGAGCGCTTCCTCCACCCCGGTCGATTCCAA includes:
- a CDS encoding MFS transporter, encoding MSPRSPLSQIARRTFRWEMSRAGAVGVLESFYWTFAVLVLLRHFESGPTSKALLLSAHSAGLLASLFIAPLRHRFGVSAPAFAAGISLAGAVGFFGAAFCLHSLWGFVLLSGFGLFCQTLQIPLHTRIYRANYPEKERGRLFSLTLILRVAAMSAFAALAGQWLEADIRSIRWVLWLYGACGLVNAACFLRIPRPIQPPAARPPLFAALRHLKTDQRFRRLQVSWMFIGLGNLAGLAFFVEYLGSAQAGLGLSTAVVALLTGVLPQVVQVSTSYGWGSLFDRLPFYQVRIAINTVFFLSIALFYFSPWLLGVAAGIALHGAGRGGGGILWNLWATKLADEDKVMDFMSAHTFLAGLRALAAPFLAFYLSAATSPQVTAMVCLLLMLASSMVIWPDFLEERRGRPSAL